The sequence TCGGCCTGGACCAGCACGCTGATCAGGTCGTCCTGCGGGGACTCGCGCCGGGCCGCGACGATGGGGGCGAGCATTCCGACGATCTTCGCCGGCTGCGACAGCCACTCCCGGATGATGAGCGCCTGCTCGACCGGGATGCCGAAGCTGCTGGTGATCGTCAGGATGGGGATCGCCGCGCAGAAGTCGACGTTCAGCTCGGCCCGGCCGTCGGCGGCGAAACCGTCGATGAGCAGGTGGACCGTCTCCTCGATCCACCTGTCGATCCACCAGCCGCTTTTCGCGGGCAGGAACGACGGCTGGACGAGCGCGCGATAACGCCGGTGCTGCGCCCCGTTCATCGAGATGAGGCTGTTCTCGACGCCCGCGGACTGGCCGGTGGGGTCGACGGCCACGGGCGAGGAGGCGAAGGTCTCCTCGTCGCGGAAGGCGGCGTCGCACGCGGCGAAACCGAACGCGGAGAAGTGCGGCCGGTCCGGGAACGGAAGTCCCTGGAAGAACGCCTCGCCGGGATAGCCGGTCAGCTTGTGGACGGTGCCCTCGTGCACCGGCGCCTGCGCCCGCAGCCGTTCCCAGACGGGGTACGGGTCAGCCTCGAAATCGCCGCCCATTCCCGCGTTGTAGCTGCTGCGCAGGTCGAACAGCTCCTTGAGCCGGCCGCGGTCCAGGCTCTGTGTCTCGGTCATCCGCCCGCCTCGCCGGCCGTTACGAGGGTCAGCGCGCCGGTCGGGCACGCCTCGACCGCGCTTTCGACCACCTCGGCCGGATCGCCGAGCGGATCGAGCACGACGACCTTGGCCTCCTCGTCATGGGTGAAGGTGTCGGGGGCGTAGACGACGCACATCCCGCTGCCGACGCAGCGCGCCCGGTCGACCGCGATCGTCGCGGCACCGCCGGCCATTCAGGTCCCCGCCAGCACGGGCGGGGCGGCCGGGGTGAAGCGGTAAAGCTTCTCGGCGTTGCCGCGCAGCAGCTTGTACTGGGTCTCGGCCGGCAGGTGGCTGATGATGCTCTT is a genomic window of Pseudofrankia inefficax containing:
- a CDS encoding cytochrome P450: MTETQSLDRGRLKELFDLRSSYNAGMGGDFEADPYPVWERLRAQAPVHEGTVHKLTGYPGEAFFQGLPFPDRPHFSAFGFAACDAAFRDEETFASSPVAVDPTGQSAGVENSLISMNGAQHRRYRALVQPSFLPAKSGWWIDRWIEETVHLLIDGFAADGRAELNVDFCAAIPILTITSSFGIPVEQALIIREWLSQPAKIVGMLAPIVAARRESPQDDLISVLVQAELPDENGVTHRLSDVEIYSFAILLLLAGSGTTWKQMGIVLTALLERPELLAAVRADRRLLRPAIEEAIRWTPTDPMFSRFVVRDTDFYGTHLPKGSVLHLCVAAANRDPARWERPDEFDLHRPMQRSLGFGGGMHICLGMHVARAEMTVGIGAILDRLPNLRLDPDAAAPRLIGMYERGATEIPVLFG
- a CDS encoding ferredoxin, whose product is MAGGAATIAVDRARCVGSGMCVVYAPDTFTHDEEAKVVVLDPLGDPAEVVESAVEACPTGALTLVTAGEAGG